In Bacteroidota bacterium, a genomic segment contains:
- a CDS encoding amino acid permease: MSGLNRALSLTQATAINVIDMVGIGPFIALSFVMSAMGGVQCMLAWLLGALLSFMDGFTWSALGAAHPEAGGTYAFNQQLYKRFGIGRLMAFLFLWQTTIQAPLVIASGAIGFSKYFQYLIPLDGIWQRLTSGALVIVVVAMLFRKVTTVGNISILLSILVFGLMSWLIISGLLYTQPLVQVEQLSSLFDINWNYDFLKNLNTASLKTIYCFLGYYNVCHLGSEIRQPQKNIPRSIFISIVIITMLYLLMQWSVLRVVGFEEAAKNEFVISLFFERIYNPTVAAFATCCILLVAFASLFAVVLGYSRIPYAAAAQGNYFRIFAKLHPRLNFPHYSLLILGAVAFCFSLLNRMGDIISAIVVVRILIQFVSQAAGLLYNRAADGKSSIYKMLFFPIPSIISISIWLYIFTFSEWKFILGAFSIIISGLVLYYIFINQNKNQGV; the protein is encoded by the coding sequence ATGAGCGGGTTAAATCGTGCGCTATCCCTAACACAAGCAACTGCAATCAATGTAATTGATATGGTTGGCATAGGGCCATTCATAGCCTTGTCATTTGTGATGAGTGCTATGGGAGGCGTGCAATGTATGCTTGCCTGGTTGCTGGGTGCATTGTTAAGCTTTATGGATGGGTTTACCTGGAGCGCTCTTGGCGCTGCACACCCCGAAGCTGGCGGCACCTATGCTTTCAATCAACAGCTTTACAAGCGGTTTGGCATTGGCAGGCTCATGGCTTTTCTTTTCCTATGGCAAACCACCATACAAGCCCCACTGGTTATAGCAAGCGGAGCTATTGGTTTCTCTAAATACTTTCAATATCTCATTCCTCTTGATGGTATATGGCAACGGTTAACAAGTGGTGCACTTGTTATTGTGGTTGTGGCCATGCTATTTCGCAAAGTAACTACGGTGGGTAATATTTCTATTTTACTTTCGATATTAGTTTTTGGACTAATGAGTTGGCTTATCATTTCGGGCTTGCTTTATACCCAGCCATTGGTGCAGGTAGAGCAACTCAGCTCATTATTTGACATTAACTGGAATTATGATTTTTTAAAAAATCTGAATACCGCATCACTCAAAACCATTTATTGCTTTTTAGGTTATTATAATGTTTGTCATCTAGGCAGCGAAATTCGACAACCTCAAAAAAATATACCACGCAGTATTTTTATATCCATTGTCATCATTACCATGTTGTATCTGTTAATGCAATGGAGCGTGTTGCGGGTAGTCGGTTTTGAAGAAGCTGCAAAAAACGAATTTGTCATCAGCCTTTTTTTCGAGCGCATCTACAATCCAACCGTAGCTGCATTTGCAACTTGCTGCATTTTGCTTGTTGCATTTGCATCCTTGTTTGCTGTAGTACTTGGCTATTCGCGCATACCTTATGCTGCTGCGGCCCAAGGAAATTACTTTCGCATTTTCGCTAAATTACATCCAAGGCTAAACTTCCCCCATTACTCACTTTTGATATTAGGTGCTGTGGCTTTTTGCTTCAGCCTGCTTAATCGGATGGGCGATATTATTTCGGCCATTGTGGTAGTGCGCATTTTAATACAGTTTGTTTCGCAGGCAGCAGGGTTGCTTTACAACCGTGCAGCAGATGGCAAATCTTCTATATACAAAATGTTATTTTTTCCTATTCCTTCCATCATTAGCATTTCTATTTGGCTATATATATTTACTTTCTCCGAATGGAAATTTATTCTGGGAGCATTCAGCATCATTATTTCAGGATTAGTTTTGTATTATATTTTTATCAATCAAAATAAAAACCAGGGAGTGTAA
- a CDS encoding MATE family efflux transporter encodes MKVEATYAQVWKIAFPIMLGSIAQTILNVTDTAFMARVGEAPLAASAIGGVFYYVLVMVGISFSIGAQIVMSRRAGEGDREGLRTTFQQAFILLSLTGLLLFFVGHFGVHWLFEYTINDAEVRDQAVTFVVYRSYGLLLLVPLLSVRAFLVGISETKLITVQSVISCVVNVVIGYVLIFGKGGSTAMGIAGAGIASAIAEWVSSLFVLFVVRYYKKFNAYQLFYKLASHGAVIKNMLHVSFPVLMQNTLSMGAWLLFFMLIEKLGTHELAISNVVRAVYMILMTPVFGFSSAANAMTANLIGQGRTEDVRGLLIKITIFSVSIISVLALVSVLFTNQILGVVTNDAATIIDARLSFYIVCAASVSLAVSLVLLSAVSGSGATRAALVIEFVNIAIYVAFIYICCIHLKTKVEIVWLSEILYWVLMGAMAYFYLRSGKWKSIKV; translated from the coding sequence ATGAAAGTAGAAGCCACGTATGCACAAGTTTGGAAAATTGCTTTTCCTATTATGTTGGGAAGCATAGCTCAAACTATTTTGAATGTTACTGATACGGCCTTTATGGCTAGGGTGGGAGAGGCGCCACTTGCTGCAAGTGCAATAGGTGGCGTGTTTTATTATGTGCTGGTTATGGTGGGTATTTCGTTTTCGATAGGAGCACAAATTGTGATGTCGAGGCGCGCAGGCGAAGGCGACCGCGAGGGTTTGCGTACCACCTTTCAGCAAGCATTTATATTGCTGTCGCTTACTGGGTTGCTATTGTTTTTTGTGGGACACTTTGGTGTGCATTGGTTGTTTGAGTATACCATAAACGATGCTGAGGTGCGCGATCAGGCTGTAACCTTCGTAGTGTACCGCTCGTATGGATTGTTATTGCTAGTGCCGTTGCTAAGTGTACGTGCTTTTCTTGTTGGAATTTCTGAAACAAAATTGATAACGGTGCAATCGGTTATTAGTTGCGTAGTGAATGTGGTGATTGGTTATGTGCTTATTTTTGGCAAAGGAGGATCTACTGCAATGGGCATTGCAGGTGCCGGTATAGCTAGTGCAATAGCTGAGTGGGTATCGAGCTTGTTTGTTTTGTTTGTGGTTCGTTATTACAAAAAATTCAACGCTTATCAACTGTTTTATAAGCTTGCATCACATGGCGCAGTAATTAAGAATATGCTCCATGTTTCGTTTCCGGTGCTGATGCAAAATACACTCAGCATGGGAGCTTGGTTGTTATTTTTTATGCTGATAGAAAAACTGGGCACACATGAGTTGGCTATATCTAACGTGGTGCGTGCAGTATATATGATATTGATGACGCCTGTGTTTGGGTTTTCGAGCGCTGCCAACGCCATGACTGCTAATTTGATAGGACAAGGAAGAACTGAGGATGTACGTGGGCTGTTAATAAAAATCACGATTTTTTCGGTTAGTATAATTTCGGTGCTTGCACTTGTCTCGGTGCTGTTTACCAATCAGATATTAGGGGTAGTGACCAACGATGCCGCTACGATAATTGATGCGCGACTAAGCTTTTACATTGTTTGTGCTGCAAGCGTTTCGCTGGCAGTATCGCTAGTACTATTATCTGCGGTATCGGGCAGCGGAGCTACGCGTGCTGCCCTGGTTATTGAGTTTGTAAACATAGCCATATACGTTGCGTTTATTTATATATGTTGTATACACCTTAAGACGAAAGTAGAGATTGTATGGCTTAGCGAAATTCTCTATTGGGTACTTATGGGTGCAATGGCTTATTTTTACCTCCGTAGCGGAAAGTGGAAGTCCATTAAAGTGTAG